The following coding sequences are from one Salmo trutta chromosome 36, fSalTru1.1, whole genome shotgun sequence window:
- the LOC115176096 gene encoding uncharacterized protein LOC115176096 isoform X2 → MVADELLVQVLLKAFDNMEKSWDSIDEAGDYSTDETRNLPSRSCQKITEHKGAEGGEEILTDKTYKKNMAAFKVKNEDDSSPFSDIHSHSKIMAQDLQRGATEVIQDKCSPFLERLCPVGLTNVQESCILASGFDVKKKRGRDSAEVGIGTIVSFSPFSSNLSKNINGTLTQSPIALDLQQSSLSDSSLSDPGQYSRALVDEKAYADVSHQMLPLAETKKGKEKISFNSLLPVMEKQQKRKAGQPYKKTLVKMANLSAIAQEWDSDATEISRVTRNKDNLTPSCKQTDEKKRDEMLEFPPTTSSATSFGCNSTSDSSNHLTISHSDDIISKSQITGPSISMEFIQPPRVQRTSKTTQKAEEEVPALKLTTATEGKDCPIVQTLAQNTLVPSETVCSFHDNTENALKVQKIPGKNKAITSKAGNRRTQAFKRNRLTPGSLLTTQSQSSSATPKENCNLGLSQDATPLQSSDIKMEPKYLYLITETKNLSDTGVLDVENNLKEHRKREPSKNFTEGSVKSPGVMSRCFDLSITQKDQGAPSDIRREIKYNVTANTSAVGNQGEMTPRTQDLSGLKSIEDVLKLKRKAGRPFKKKTLFKMAKLLAIAQEGGSNNTENCGMIEECVPKFQQEVPAYHPLKSKVKKTDTRTLASNSSTSRKSSRTCKTTPKTVQKMQILTHTPTQPVLPVPSYLIEPILKLEDTTLISPFSVIPLCSADISPQQESHRCGKPLKKNTPFYKNMTTAVPHPSMFALDSKALAEIVSTGNDKETKKDIGSKSKCKQVPRTRGVSELLCTNGIPQGVIHTQTNRDEVYSKTSTPTVPHSQKSRKRGVQHKKGTEKALVPLSDQTALPVSDCQLQVQNHSASQETPLLPSKIETESDTVYPTPRTVTKNIPKTCKARNKPLLKVEKAQVPILDPSLVVEHMRPDVPEVDQMRQVEAVIESVIKDVHKPLEHVDQRKKIKEEASNVSASTLDPSLGMEHITPDVPQVDHTRQMEAVIESVTEDLHKKEVSDVSASAYSTFPSSDNLFEQHNHSTLSQSPLLTLELKTESGRIKNALPKKSKICIKEKHTSKSLLKNLKKASMPTSGPSSDTVHAPSKRVKKNSNTCQERKRPSQKVEKAQVDINYSGEKHKSPEIPQMDEMRHVEAFIDAVIEDLHKPLKPKDQQKKLKEETDNVAPLEPTTFPALDNLLEQHNHSKLPQSYFMSSRKTKSGLKHAIPKTATKNKSKACFKGKLSKTDKKAAVLTSDPSIGGEDGYLEMPPHLNQAEKGGKSDGKNNNDVVKHEISVTDGHLETAAHKPHQRKGPRKKLKKEDCSVSKPEQVESTISDSQLKQHDHNALEHVSLLASETKTKSGMEHIIPEMATTNKSKTSRKRELPLKAPPGNAERAAMLTSNPSLGAEVGCLEMPPHLTHAKQGGKRDGKTNKNVVKHKKETVTSVMENHMETALKRRMGSKKNLKEEDSNVSISEQAATLTSDKHPNQVSSLASEIKSESNSGCVTPTQKKYISKACKKRKITPTPPSSKLSLGMEYGYSEMATTFTHVDQVQNILDTYKISKVRKKMTGSSRPISSRRNSRRPYTSNSHITTESMQDQVILSVASDLTNNPTSPVSITVSSVAVQGQITELVSADCIEKRSHKMRTPKTIKPQRPKGTCLDKNITDDNISLKFLSAFVKEELTEEEKSPENRGKEDGKGKKDKILKIDNVNPQSKHSQSQVKDGNALTDDKLIVQVPIDEAVDTISTVIPKCKKGGRFSKRLQKISSTTNVPSEQQCINMSPEKTSLCVSNISEIHKKRKADTRSTDFVNADIKVLNPKDDLSDSSVLVDSSLLENQRMKNKGKKKSKTITEEPTVAISVVKEMVGQDFQTTIAALKNKQGRPFKKRTLRMAKRLSCGEQKSNTSGELSLNKTQSCKSKGTSKGGKKHNLNPASSTLRHTKASKAMKIEDIALKQEQDDIWEIVDVSSNIFSSQTVTISPRISGQEFETSISSETMFSVDAGAIQGSQQIESTQLTPHLTKLPHKVTGMKKRRRRNKTGWATKVKSKRPLSKVNSGDRLDVLIQSSIDNTGLNSSLCNSLMENYTLESVEQEECRAQEVKAVTNDYNVVNVEEINCGHQLLTARAKLQHSSVLQQNVKTRKPMSCHFCGRSFRHISAYTIHKRIHKGEKPYRCQKCGKSFAQLSKLNSHSNIHKQHGLMQCPCCVTQSPNKDDLIDHLKIHMKGTKRFSLINKTRRAREIQIQPYADYIESPVSLNGRKSLRCSTCFKYFFSKATLKMHLQTHSGVRRFTCKVCGKMFSKFLSFNAHEKTHWPVKPYACSVCGKGFVLLRELKTHSHMHSGEMPFFCIHCGQAFSNFSSLRTHQVSKVCFEARYEGDGNKVDIEGFLVEQRTDGQINTPMYFKCQICKQLNRHWCQYILHLQTHTNNKPNLCEVCGQRYDQVTELCVHCKVCCKSSGEERACISSLSQVWYEPQSLQNQTPEPEMCSLYNDNQEMLSTDDQHPQCKEPESLPPPETMEEYSSDVLPQNPKPACQTPDPRPQPSPSNSMCASPALTSPSVMSCNSVRVVQQPAGVRSCLQTHAPCDRYSCGQCGKSFNQWNKLWLHQGLHREKRCRFSCTQCNLEFRFFGSYREHMQEHAAQRPYACPSCPKTYVIEEDLNTHLCENHQPRESLKCDTCGKEFTGFRNLEKHRLLHRGASSHYCLPCMLPFPSNQALQNHLKAHEARPVIPLPEGPLEPLLFPYRCGKCNARFTTTDLLQAHQVCHLIGGKKAYSSGSANYVSASLTSKLSNKPRQRVTLLSPQTIPIPLSKKKNMYRYPNPDRLYVVPTISSQPSVIISDTEEEPQETLNISLSSVYDSPCNTVSLEHEGQISPSNDCEASNSDLPQPSYLLCVLIDEPTQCTPKPQTDTTHMPTHEPPSPCPLDKGPQNEPPQIRDKSKGDHDAFFRASTVVIPRGKKWGCDAFECADCWVTFSDVSELHEHYIHHARGVK, encoded by the exons ATG GTTGCAGATGAACTTCTTGTCCAAGTTCTCCTGAAAGCCTTTGACAACATGGAGAAGAGTTGGGACAGCATAGATGAAGCAGGAGACTACTCAACAGATGAAACTAGAAATTTACCAAGCCGTTCATGTCAGAAAATCACAGAACACAAG GGAGCAGAAGGGGGAGAAGAGATCCTGACTGACAAAACATATAAGAAGAATATGGCAGCATTTAAGGTGAAGAATGAAGATGACTCTAGTCCTTTTTCGGACATCCACAGTCATTCAAAGATCATGGCTCAAGATCTTCAACGAGGGGCAACAGAAGTCATCCAAGATAAGTGTTCCCCTTTCTTAGAAAGATTATGCCCTGTGGGCCTAACCAATGTTCAGGAAAGTTGTATTTTGGCTTCTGGATTTGATGTAAaaaagaagagaggtagagattCTGCTGAAGTGGGGATCGGTACTATAGTTTCTTTCTCCCCCTTTTCAAGCAATctgtcaaaaaatataaatggaacTCTCACACAGTCACCTATAGCTCTTGATTTACAGCAATCTTCTCTATCAGACTCTTCTCTAAGTGACCCCGGACAATATTCAAGAGCGTTAGTGGATGAGAAAGCCTATGCTGACGTATCCCATCAAATGTTACCACTTGCGGAAACCAAAAAAGGAAAAGAGAAAATATCCTTTAATTCACTTTTGCCTGTGATGGAAAAGCAACAAAAGCGAAAAGCTGGTCAGCCATATAAGAAAACTctagtgaaaatggctaacctttCAGCAATTGCCCAAGAATGGGATTCAGATGCCACAGAAATATCCAGGGTGACTCGCAATAAGGATAATCTAACACCCTCATGCAAACAAACAGATGAGAAGAAAAGGGATGAAATGTTAGAATTTCCCCCAACTACCTCAAGTGCCACAAGCTTTGGATGCAATTCAACATCTGATTCTTCAAACCACCTTACTATTTCACATTCAGATGACATAATTTCTAAATCTCAAATAACTGGACCAAGCATTTCTATGGAATTTATCCAACCCCCCAGAGTACAGAGAACTTCAAAGACCACACAAAAAGCAGAAGAAGAAGTGCCGGCGCTGAAATTAACCACCGCCACAGAGGGGAAAGATTGTCCTATAGTACAAACTCTGGCACAAAACACATTGGTGCCGTCTGAAACTGTCTGCTCGTTTCATGATAACACAGAGAATGCATTGAAAGTACAAAAGATACCTGGAAAAAATAAAGCAATAACGTCCAAAGCAGGAAATAGAAGGACTCAGGCGTTCAAAAGAAACAGATTGACTCCGGGCAGCCTCTTGACCACTCAGTCACAGAGTAGCAGTGCTACACCTAAAGAAAATTGTAATTTGGGACTCTCTCAAGATGCAACTCCACTACAATCATCTGACATAAAAATGGAGCCCAAATACTTGTATTTAATAACAGAGACCAAAAACTTGTCAGACACTGGTGTCTTGGATGTCGAGAACAATTTGAAGGAACACCGAAAAAGAGAACCCTCCAAAAACTTTACAGAAGGGAGTGTTAAAAGTCCTGGTGTGATGTCTAGATGCTTTGACTTGTCTATCACTCAAAAAGACCAGGGGGCACCAAGTGACATAAGGAGGGAAATCAAATATAATGTAACTGCTAACACATCAGCTGTAGGAAACCAGGGGGAAATGACTCCAAGAACTCAAGATCTCTCAGGACTGAAGAGTATTGAGGATGTGCTGAAATTGAAGCGGAAAGCTGGTCGACCATTCAAGAAAAAGACATTGTTTAAAATGGCTAAACTGCTAGCGATAGCACAGGAAGGTGGATCTAATAATACAGAGAACTGTGGCATGATTGAAGAGTGTGTTCCAAAATTCCAGCAGGAGGTCCCTGCCTATCACCCCCTCAAGTCAAAAGTAAAGAAGACAGATACAAGAACCTTGGCATCAAATTCAAGCACCTCAAGAAAATCCAGCAGAACATGTAAAACGACCCCAAAAACTGTTCAGAAGATGCAAATCCTCACACACACGCCCACCCAACCAGTGTTACCAGTTCCATCCTATCTTATTGAACCCATTCTCAAATTGGAGGACACAACTCTTATCTCACCGTTCTCTGTAATTCCTCTATGTAGTGCAGATATTTCCCCTCAACAGGAAAGTCACAGATGTGGAAAACCCCTGAAGAAAAACACACCATTTTACAAAAACATGACCACTGCAGTCCCACATCCCTCAATGTTTGCACTAGATTCCAAGGCCCTTGCTGAGATTGTCTCTACAGGGAATGacaaagaaacaaagaaagaCATTGGATCCAAAAGTAAATGCAAACAGGTGCCTAGAACTCGTGGTGTATCAGAATTGCTGTGTACAAATGGAATTCCTCAGGGAGTTATACATACCCAAACTAATAGGGATGAGGTATATTCCAAGACTTCAACACCTACTGTGCCACACTCCCAGAAATCACGTAAACGTGGGGTTCAACATAAAAAAGGTACAGAAAAGGCACTTGTCCCATTATCTGATCAAACTGCCCTTCCTGTTTCAGATTGCCAGTTGCAGGTGCAAAATCACAGTGCATCTCAGGAAACGCCTTTACTGCCATCAAAGATTGAGACAGAATCTGACACTGTATACCCGACACCTAGAACGGTTACAAAGAATATTCCAAAGACGTGTAAGGCAAGAAACAAACCTTTACTGAAAGTTGAGAAAGCACAGGTGCCAATTCTGGATCCATCCCTTGTAGTGGAACATATGCGTCCTGATGTGCCAGAAGTGGATCAAATGAGACAAGTTGAAGCAGTGATAGAGTCAGTAATTAAAGATGTTCACAAACCACTGGAACATGTGGATCAAAGAAAAAAAATTAAAGAAGAAGCCAGCAATGTTTCTGCATCAACTCTGGATCCTTCACTTGGAATGGAACATATCACTCCTGATGTGCCACAAGTGGATCATACAAGACAAATGGAAGCAGTGATAGAGTCAGTGACCGAGGATCTACACAAAAAAGAGGTCAGTGATGTTTCTGCATCAGCATACTCAACCTTTCCTTCCTCGGATAACCTGTTTGAACAACATAACCATAGTACATTATCTCAATCGCCTTTGCTGACATTAGAATTAAAGACAGAATCGGGCAGAATCAAGAATGCCCTACCCAAAAAGTCGAAAATATGCATCAAAGAGAAACATACGTCAAAAAGCCTATTGAAAAATCTTAAGAAAGCATCTATGCCAACTTCAGGTCCTTCATCTGACACAGTGCATGCGCCATCCAAAAGAGTTAAGAAGAATTCCAATACTTGTCAAGAAAGAAAAAGACCTTCACAGAAAGTTGAGAAAGCACAGGTGGATATAAACTACTCTGGAGAGAAACATAAAAGTCCTGAAATCCCACAAATGGATGAAATGAGACATGTGGAAGCATTTATAGACGCAGTGATTGAGGATCTCCACAAACCACTCAAACCTAAGGATCAACAAAAAAAGTTAAAAGAAGAGACTGATAATGTTGCTCCATTAGAACCAACAACCTTTCCTGCCTTGGATAACCTGTTGGAACAGCATAACCATAGTAAATTACCTCAATCTTATTTTATGTCATCAAGAAAGACAAAATCAGGCTTGAAACATGCCATACCCAAAACGGCAACAAAAAATAAGTCAAAAGCATGCTTTAAAGGGAAACTCTCTAAAACTGATAAGAAAGCAGCTGTACTAACTTCAGATCCTTCTATTGGAGGTGAAGATGGATATCTTGAAATGCCTCCCCACCTTAACCAAGCAGAGAAAGGTGGAAAGAGTGATGGAAAAAACAATAATGATGTAGTAAAGCATGAAATATCAGTGACAGATGGCCATTTGGAAACAGCAGCCCACAAACCACATCAGCGTAAAGGGCCAAGAAAGAAGCTAAAAAAAGAGGACTGCAGTGTTTCCAAACCAGAACAAGTAGAATCCACTATCTCAGACAGCCAGCTAAAACAGCATGACCACAATGCATTAGAGCATGTTTCTTTGCTAGCATCAGAGACAAAGACAAAATCAGGAATGGAACATATCATACCTGAAATGGCAACAACAAATAAGTCAAAAACATCCAGGAAAAGAGAACTCCCTTTAAAAGCACCCCCAGGAAACGCTGAAAGGGCAGCTATGCTAACTTCAAATCCTTCTCTTGGGGCAGAAGTTGGATGTCTTGAAATGCCTCCCCACCTTACCCATGCAAAGCAAGGAGGAAAGCGTGATGGGAAAACCAATAAGAATGTAGTTAAACATAAAAAAGAAACAGTGACATCAGTGATGGAAAATCATATGGAAACAGCGCTCAAACGACGTATGGGGTCAAAAAAGAATCTGAAAGAAGAGGACAGCAATGTTTCCATATCAGAACAAGCAGCAACTCTTACCTCGGATAAACATCCCAACCAAGTTTCTTCGCTGGCATCAGAGATCAAGTCAGAATCTAACAGTGGATGTGTCACACCCACacaaaaaaagtatatttcaaAGGCATGCAAGAAAAGGAAGATAACTCCAACCCCACCAAGTTCAAAACTTTCTCTTGGAATGGAATATGGATATTCTGAAATGGCAACCACTTTCACACATGTGGACCAGGTTCAGAATATTCTTGATACTTATAAAATCTctaaagtgagaaaaaaaatgaCTGGATCAAGCCGTCCGATATCCAGTCGAAGAAATTCCAGACGGCCCTACACATCTAATTCACATATCACAACTGAGTCGATGCAAGATCAAGTAATTCTATCGGTTGCATCAGATCTCACCAATAACCCTACCAGTCCTGTATCAATAACAGTGTCCTCAGTTGCAGTGCAAGGACAGATTACTGAATTAGTGAGTGCTGACTGTATAGAGAAAAGGTCACATAAAATGAGGACTCCTAAGACGATAAAACCTCAGAGACCAAAAGGTACATGTCTTGATAAGAATATCACAGATGACaacatttctctcaaattcttaTCAGCATTTGTAAAAGAGGAACTCACTGAGGAAGAAAAAAGCCCAGAGAATAGGGGGAAAGAAGACGGCAAAGGGAAGAAAGACAAAATTCTCAAAATAGACAATGTGAATCCACAAAGTAAACACAGCCAATCTCAGGTGAAGGATGGCAATGCATTAACAGATGACAAATTAATTGTACAAGTCCCTATAGATGAAGCAGTAGACACAATCAGTACTGTGATTCCAAAATGTAAAAAAGGTGGTCGTTTTTCCAAGAGATTGCAAAAAATATCATCTACCACCAACGTTCCCAGTGAACAGCAATGCATTAATATGTCTCCAGAAAAAACATCCCTGTGTGTCAGCAATATATCAGAAATACACAAAAAACGAAAAGCTGACACCAGAAGTACTGATTTTGTTAATGCAGATATAAAAGTCCTAAATCCTAAAGATGATCTTAGTGATAGCTCTGTATTAGTGGACTCGTCCTTACTGGAGAATCAGAGAATGAAGAACAAGGGTAAGAAAAAATCCAAGACAATTACGGAAGAACCGACAGTGGCCATATCAGTTGTAAAAGAGATGGTGGGGCAAGATTTTCAGACCACCATAGCAGCACTGAAAAATAAACAAGGTCGGCCATTCAAGAAAAGAACTTTGAGAATGGCAAAACGGCTGTCATGTGGAGAGCAGAAGTCAAACACTAGCGGGGAACTTTCTTTGAATAAGACACAGAGTTGTAAATCAAAGGGAACTTCTAAGGGAGGGAAAAAGCACAATTTGAACCCAGCGTCGTCAACCTTAAGGCACACTAAAGCATCCAAGGCAATGAAGATTGAAGACATTGCTCTTAAACAAGAGCAAGATGACATATGGGAGATCGTTGATGTATCCAGCAACATTTTCTCCTCACAAACTGTGACTATTTCCCCCAGGATTTCAGGGCAAGAATTTGAAACCTCCATATCTTCAGAAACAATGTTCTCTGTTGATGCAGGGGCGATACAAGGAAGCCAGCAAATTGAATCTACCCAATTAACACCCCATCTCACAAAATTACCTCATAAAGTGACTGGCATGAAGAAGAGACGCAGGAGAAATAAAACTGGATGGGCTACAAAAGTGAAATCCAAACGACCACTCTCCAAAGTGAACTCCGGGGATAGGCTTGATGTTTTGATTCAGTCTTCCATTGACAACACTGGTCTCAACTCTAGCCTCTGTAATTCGTTAATGGAAAATTACACATTGGAAAGTGTTGAACAAGAAGAATGTAGAGCACAAGAAGTGAAAGCAGTAACAAACGATTACAATGTAGTTAATGTTGAGGAGATCAACTGTGGACATCAACTCCTAACAGCTCGTGCTAAATTACAGCATTCAAGTGTACTTCAACAAAATGTTAAGACAAGGAAACCAATGTCATGCCACTTCTGTGGTCGCTCATTTCGTCACATATCAGCATACACAATTCACAAGCGCATTCACAAAGGTGAGAAGCCTTACAGGTGCCAGAAGTGCGGCAAGAGCTTTGCTCAGCTCTCCAAACTCAACTCGCACTCAAACATCCACAAACAACATGGACTCATGCAATGCCCATGTTGCGTCACTCAGTCTCCAAACAAAGATGACTTGATTGATCATTTAAAGATTCACATGAAGGGCACCAAGAGGTTCAGTTTGATTAATAAAACGAGAAGAGCCAGAGAAATTCAGATTCAACCTTACGCTGATTACATAGAGTCCCCAGTCTCTCTTAATGGCAGGAAATCCCTTAGATGCTCCACTTGTTTCAAATATTTTTTCAGTAAGGCCACATTGAAGATGCACCTGCAAACACACAGTGGAGTGAGGCGTTTCACCTGCAAAGTCTGTGGCAAGATGTTTAGCAAGTTCTTAAGTTTCAATGCACATGAAAAAACACACTGGCCTGTTAAACCGTATGCTTGCTCTGTGTGTGGAAAAGGCTTTGTTCTGCTTAGAGAGCTCAAAACCCACTCTCATATGCACTCAGGAGAGATGCCTTTCTTCTGTATCCACTGTGGACAGGCCTTTAGCAACTTCTCATCCTTGCGCACACATCAAGTCTCCAAAGTGTGTTTTGAGGCTAGATATGAAGGAGATGGAAACAAGGTTGACATTGAGGGGTTCCTGGTGGAGCAAAGGACTGATGGGCAGATTAATACCCCGATGTACTTTAAATGTCAGATTTGCAAACAACTTAATCGTCACTGGTGTCAGTACATTCTTCATCTACAAACGCACACTAATAACAAGCCAAACCTTTGTGAGGTCTGTGGACAACGGTATGATCAGGTCACTGAATTATGTGTTCATTGTAAAGTTTGTTGCAAAtcaagtggagaggagagggcatGCATTTCGTCCTTGTCACAGGTCTGGTATGAACCCCAATCTCTGCAGAATCAGACGCCTGAGCCTGAAATGTGTTCTCTGTATAATGATAATCAGGAGATGTTATCTACGGATGACCAGCATCCCCAATGTAAGGAGCCTGAGTCTCTGCCACCTCCGGAAACTATGGAGGAGTATTCCTCAGATGTGCTTCCACAAAACCCCAAACCTGCTTGCCAGACCCCAGACCCGAGACCCCAACCTTCTCCCTCAAACTCCATGTGTGCAAGTCCTGCTCTAACTTCCCCTTCTGTAATGAGCTGTAATTCCGTACGTGTGGTTCAACAGCCTGCAGGTGTTCGCTCTTGTTTACAGACCCATGCCCCTTGTGACAGGTATTCATGTGGACAATGTGGAAAATCCTTTAACCAGTGGAACAAGCTCTGGTTGCATCAGGGACTACACCGAGAAAAACGTTGTCGCTTTTCATGCACTCAGTGCAATTTAGAGTTTCGCTTCTTTGGCTCCTATAGGGAGCACATGCAGGAACATGCAGCACAGAGACCATATGCTTGTCCATCATGTCCCAAAACCTATGTCATTGAAGAAGACTTAAATACCCATCTGTGTGAAAATCACCAGCCGCGTGAAAGCCTGAAATGTGACACGTGTGGAAAGGAGTTCACCGGTTTCAGAAACTTGGAGAAACATCGTCTTTTACACAGAGGTGCTAGCTCGCACTACTGTCTCCCTTGCATGCTCCCATTTCCTAGTAACCAAGCCTTACAGAATCACTTGAAGGCTCACGAAGCCCGCCCTGTTATCCCTCTCCCTGAAGGGCCATTGGAACCACTTCTATTTCCATATCGCTGTGGAAAATGTAATGCCAGATTTACAACCACAGACTTGCTCCAAGCCCATCAGGTTTGCCATCTTATTGGGGGGAAGAAAGCATATAGCAGCGGTTCAGCTAATTATGTTTCTGCATCCCTTACCTCCAAGCTTTCAAACAAGCCAAGACAGAGAGTCACGCTGCTATCCCCTCAGACAATACCAATTCCTCTGTCAAAGAAAAAGAACATGTATAGGTATCCTAACCCTGATCGTCTGTATGTCGTCCCTACAATATCCTCACAGCCATCAGTAATTATTTCAGACACAGAAGAAGAGCCTCAAGAGACTCTAAACATTAGCTTATCTTCAGTCTACGACTCACCCTGTAACACTGTGTCCCTTGAACATGAAGGGCAAATCAGCCCTAGCAATGATTGTGAGGCAAGCAACTCCGATTTACCTCAGCCCTCATACCTCTTATGTGTTCTTATTGATGAACCTACTCAATGTACACCAAAGCCCcaaacagacaccacacacatgcCGACACATGAACCACCCTCACCCTGTCCCCTGGATAAAGGTCCTCAGAATGAACCACCCCAGATACGAGACAAGTCTAAGGGTGATCATGATGCTTTCTTTAGAGCCTCAACAGTTGTGATTCCAAGGGGCAAAAAGTGGGGGTGTGATGCCTTTGAGTGTGCTGATTGTTGGGTAACATTTAGCGACGTCTCAGAGCTACATGAGCATTACATACATCATGCCAGGGGGGTGAAGTGA